Proteins from a genomic interval of Choristoneura fumiferana chromosome 12, NRCan_CFum_1, whole genome shotgun sequence:
- the LOC141433575 gene encoding glucose-induced degradation protein 8 homolog, with protein sequence MSFEPSTNSNSSSDKSDRKLPDRSKGDDLQISRTDMNMLIMNYLVTEGFKEAALKFQQEAGLQEPALCSSLDERIMIREAVQNGRIPDAIAMVNALHPELLDNDRYLYFHLQQLQLLELIRGGRAEEALSFASAALAEAGAADRTALTELERSLALLAFPDPHASPFADLLLPSHSQKIASELNAAILKMENQEYTNPKLCSLLRMILWSQNELDKHNIKYPKMTDLANATIEQPKL encoded by the exons aTGAGTTTTGAACCTTCCACGAACAGTAACAGCTCGAGCGACAAGTCTGATCGAAAGCTGCCAGATCGCAGCAAAGGCGACGACTTGCAGATTTCGAGGACAGATATGAACATGctaattatgaattatttagTTACAG AGGGCTTCAAAGAAGCCGCACTGAAGTTCCAACAAGAGGCAGGGCTACAGGAGCCAGCTCTCTGCAGCTCACTGGACGAGCGCATCATGATCCGCGAAGCTGTGCAGAACGGACGCATACCTGACGCCATTGCCATGGTCAACGCACTGCATCCCGAGTTGTTGGACAATGATAGATACTTGTACTTCCATTTGCAG CAACTGCAACTGCTAGAGCTGATCCGCGGCGGGCGCGCCGAGGAGGCGCTGTCATTCGCGTCCGCGGCGCTGGCGGAGGCGGGCGCAGCCGACCGCACGGCGCTCACGGAGCTCGAGCGCTCGCTGGCGCTGCTCGCCTTCCCCGACCCGCACGCCTCGCCCTTCGCCGACCTGCTGCTGCCCAGCCACAGCCAAAAG ATCGCCAGTGAACTCAACGCAGCCATACTCAAAATGGAAAACCAAGAGTACACCAACCCGAAACTCTGCAGCCTCCTGCGAATGATCCTGTGGTCCCAAAATGAGTTAGACAAACACAACATCAAATACCCAAAGATGACGGACCTAGCTAATGCCACTATAGAACAGCCAAAGTTGTAA